Proteins from one Podospora pseudocomata strain CBS 415.72m chromosome 4, whole genome shotgun sequence genomic window:
- a CDS encoding hypothetical protein (COG:S; EggNog:ENOG503NYUD): MFLNVHCLDTDFQLDQGKMSDVYEQTDEYIINKNVPYYDERTEEDELFDEHRMRKGLKPVQDRPWWFDEIRCQATSRSDGEVIAELCAVLINLDDARECLEYLKNDERKRYDDLRDYVMEDVDLEDLMSEADLSCRNRYSTVTSLVGGLLTHDGGMRIKWYRSDFPETRGTGVWGEELSSMKNVLLLEDFHVEPDWRGQGLGTKIVHYVLNLNETYCGKEELYLFVRPRPDPREYSRLLGLLRGADVPVYHQITRRAEAFWRAQGFRRVAKSDWFAYTTNADHPSRKLTIADDEAIDHDLKEFGVRPAWLTVVPAHMARLVQDLGKQHTTDEECTVLLRDQMPEDPNHEDWGVRGECGNTLLHLAAVSSKLEAIRFILERQPRLAEVKNMGGRTPLEALEHQLGKARERDYSRERFLAICAWERKNWRFFEDFPGLNDKAIRSWCLLSGTPYMDVSGLAVKSASELGEDREVVQELLELKYCCGCGSCLGGWFSQRSQVVLAFAAREMHSRRVEGLEQMGFSQWYDLYIKDSCDFITREETTDNEQAALWVVEVFQHLELCIAGTDDTAPMIPNLRNILASIEAAQNETPQPADLHRRIDAVIEATCWLIGKAEGTWDNMHEDRYIEDGEELSEELKELPHCDNDGYYWPLYTYWKSLRGHESASRRAELVSLSRSEKGNCPKADMRFVTACIAPLHTGASPAYSTRHGAPFSMFRRGKLRFQPRGL; encoded by the coding sequence ATGTTTTTGAATGTCCATTGTCTTGATACTGACTTTCAACTCGACCAGGGCAAAATGAGTGACGTTTACGAGCAAACAGACGAGtacatcatcaacaagaaTGTCCCCTACTACGACGAACggaccgaggaggacgaacTTTTCGATGAGCACAGAATGAGGAAGGGTCTCAAGCCTGTTCAAGACCGTCCATGGTGGTTTGATGAGATCCGCTGCCAGGCCACTTCTCGCTCTGATGGCGAGGTCATCGCCGAACTCTGCGCTGTCTTGATTAATCTGGACGACGCCAGGGAATGTCTTGAGTATTTGAAGAATGATGAGCGGAAGAGGTATGATGATCTGAGGGATTATGTcatggaggatgtggatcTGGAGGATTTGATGAGCGAGGCGGATTTGAGCTGTCGCAACCGTTACAGCACGGTTACTTCGTTGGTGGGAGGTCTTCTCACTCATGACGGGGGGATGCGAATCAAGTGGTATAGGTCGGACTTTCCTGAGACAAGAGGCACGGGTgtgtggggggaggagctcAGCAGCATGAAGAACGTGCTCCTGCTTGAGGACTTTCATGTCGAGCCGGATTGGCGTGGACAGGGTCTCGGCACGAAAATTGTGCACTATGTCCTCAATCTCAACGAGACCTACTgcgggaaggaggagctttATCTGTTTGTTCGTCCCAGACCAGACCCTCGCGAATATTCACGCCTCTTGGGTCTCCTCAGGGGGGCTGATGTACCGGTTTACCACCAAATCACGCGCAGAGCCGAGGCCTTTTGGAGGGCTCAAGGATTCCGCCGGGTTGCAAAGTCGGACTGGTTCGCCTACACGACAAACGCAGACCATCCCTCACGGAAGCTCACCATTGCCGATGACGAAGCAATCGACCACGACCTGAAAGAGTTTGGGGTGCGTCCCGCCTGGCTCACCGTTGTGCCGGCCCACATGGCCAGACTTGTCCAAGACCTGGGCAAACAGCacaccaccgacgaggagTGCACCGTGCTCCTCAGGGATCAGATGCCAGAGGACCCCAACCACGAAGACTGGGGCGTGCGCGGGGAGTGTGGCAAcacactcctccacctggcCGCCGTCTCGTCCAAGCTCGAGGCGATCAGGTTCATTCTAGAGCGCCAACCGCGCTTGGCCGAGGTCAAGAACATGGGCGGGCGCACGCCCCTGGAAGCGCTCGAGCACCAGCTCGGAAAGGCGAGGGAGCGCGACTACTCGCGTGAGCGCTTTTTGGCGATTTGCgcgtgggagaggaagaactGGAGATTCTTTGAGGATTTCCCGGGGCTCAACGACAAGGCCATCCGGTCTTGGTGCCTTCTGAGCGGCACCCCCTACATGGACGTGAGCGGCCTGGCCGTGAAGTCTGCGTCGGAGCTTGGGGAAGACCGGGAGGTTGTGCAGGAGCTCCTCGAGCTCAAGTACTGCTGCGGATGTGGGTCCTGccttggtggttggttcaGCCAACGCAGTCAAGTGGTCCTAGCATTTGCGGCCAGGGAGATGCATAGTCGTcgggtggagggtttggagcAGATGGGGTTCTCTCAGTGGTACGATTTGTATATCAAGGACTCGTGCGACTTTATCACCAGAGAGGAAACCACGGACAATGAGCAGGCCGCattgtgggtggtggaggtgtttcAACATCTGGAGTTGTGCATCGCCGGAACTGACGATACAGCCCCCATGATTCCGAATCTCAGGAACATCTTGGCCAGCATAGAGGCTGCCCAAAACGAAACCCCTCAGCCTGCCGATCTTCACAGGCGGATTGATGCCGTCATTGAAGCTACCTGCTGGTTGATTGGAAAGGCAGAGGGTACGTGGGACAACATGCATGAAGACCGGTATATAGAAGACGGCGAAGAGTTGTcggaggagctgaaggagctgCCGCACTGCGATAACGACGGCTACTATTGGCCTCTCTACACTTACTGGAAGTCCCTTCGGGGCCACGAAAGCGCCTCCCGGCGAGCAGAATTAGTGAGTCTCTCCAGAAGTGAGAAAGGAAATTGTCCAAAGGCTGACATGAGGTTCGTCACAGCTTGCATAGCTCCCTTGCATACCGGAGCAAGCCCAGCCTATTCAACCCGTCATGGGGCTCCATTTTCAATGTTTCGGAGAGGAAAGCTGAGATTCCAGCCTCGTGGGCTTTGA
- a CDS encoding hypothetical protein (EggNog:ENOG503PCUS; COG:S), which yields MPHLARKLLRKVQQLRHRHDEARDASHHDQLRNRWQGSYACPEPQNATTTTTSPEVVVAVVSPTNSTLSTTTTQPVTSLAEAVTTTTALDNTATATLPNKVVIDNTLPSGTNPLANNIENVTWLGYQIANNSCSHRDLGFAGKLGGKWYSIFGDTLWAAPGVTDMFLDPPGFHGMVRDSISLLTDDPLTVVDLHLNDDEPVPHQLQFVPFNEEWGETNQYGFGGTSLCEVDEETGMGVLYYLVNGNESRGLIGAGVARVELIDEVPTVTHRYGSQGWWWDSKKYARYGDQIAYRDENSEYIYIWGGPPDYIKDWSTINYHYLARVKAKKAFDLGAYEYYWGKQKGWRKQVLDRFDTETSVMWGSGQGQVHWSEYWGCYLLVHLGIAGGAVFIRTADNLEGPWTPDVQIFQAMPIDDGLVYAGVAHPYLDETGKTLVVSYTNNNHIEVLRVEFA from the exons ATGCCACATCTCGCTAGAAAGTTGCTGCGAAAAGTACAACAGTTACGTCATCGCCATGATGAAGCTCGCGATGCTTCCCACCACGACCAACTAAGAAACCGATGGCAAG GATCATACGCCTGTCCAGAACCACAGAACGCgactacgacgacgacatcccCTGAAGTGGTTGTGGCAGTAGTCAGCCCGACAAATTCCACGttatcaaccaccaccacccaaccggTCACATCCCTCGCGGAAGCAGTCACAACTACCACCGCGCTCGacaacaccgccaccgcAACACTCCCCAACAAAGTCGTAATagacaacaccctcccctcggGCACCAACCCCCTAGCCAACAACATCGAAAACGTCACCTGGCTAGGCTACCAAATAGCCAACAATTCGTGCTCTCACCGCGACTTGGGGTTTGCGGGCAAGTTGGGAGGGAAATGGTACTCCATCTTTGGGGACACGTTATGGGCTGCCCCAGGGGTGACAGACATGTTTCTTGACCCGCCCGGCTTTCACGGCATGGTTCGGGATTCTATTTCTTTGCTCACGGACGACCCACTGACGGTGGTGGACCTCCATCTCAATGACGACGAGCCGGTGCCACATCAATTGCAGTTTGTGCCTTTTAATGAGGAGTGGGGGGAGACGAACCAgtatgggtttggggggacgAGTTTGTgtgaggttgacgaggagacggggatgggggtgcTCTATTACCTGGTG AATGGGAATGAATCCCGCGGTTTAATCGGTGCTGGCGTGGCGCGAGTTGAGCTCATCGACGAGGTCCCTACCGTTACACACCGGTACGGCAGtcaaggttggtggtgggactCGAAGAAATATGCCAGATATGGTGATCAGATTGCGTATCGGGATGAGAATTCGGAGTATATCTATATTTGGGGTGGACCGCCGGATTATATCAAGGATTGGAGTACCATCAACTACCACTACCTTGCTAGGgtgaaggcgaagaaggcgtTTGATTTGGGGGCGTATGAGTACTATTGGGGAAAGCagaaggggtggaggaagcAGGTGCTGGATCGGTTTGATACTGAGACGTCGGTTATGTGGGGGAGTGGACAGGGGCAGGTGCATTGGAGTGAGTATTGGGGGTGTTATTTGCTGGTGCATTTGGGGATTG CTGGTGGGGCGGTGTTTATCCGGACGGCGGACAACTTGGAAGGGCCTTGGACGCCGGATGTGCAGATTTTCCAGGCGATGCCtattgatgatgggttggtgtaCGCCGGGGTGGCACACCCGTATTTGGATGAGACGGGAAAGACGCTGGTGGTGTCTTATACGAACAACAACCATATTGAAGTGCTGAGGGTGGAGTTTGCATGA
- the TIM17 gene encoding translocase of the inner membrane (BUSCO:EOG09265E6R; COG:U; EggNog:ENOG503NZN8), which produces MDHTRDPCPWVILNDFGGAFAMGAIGGTIWHGIKGFRNSPYGERRVGAITAIKMRAPVLGGNFGVWGGLFSTYDCAVKGVRKKEDPWNAIIAGFFTGGSLAIRGGYKAARNGAIACAVLLAVIEGVGIGFQKMMAGSTKLEAPQPPPSNEMNLA; this is translated from the exons ATGGATCACACAAGAG ATCCCTGCCCATGGGTCATTCTCAACGATTTCGGCGGTGCCTTCGCCATGGGT GCTATCGGTGGTACGATCTGGCACGGCATCAAGGGTTTCAGAAACAGTCCCTATGGCGAGAGACGAGTGGGCGCCATCACAGCTATCAAGATGCGCGCGCCAGTATTGGGTGGTAACTTTGGTGTCTGGGGTGGTCTCTTCTCTACATACGACTGCGCCGTGAAAGGCGTcagaaagaaggaggatcCATGGAACGCCATC ATTGCCGGTTTCTTCACAGGTGGCTCGCTCGCCATCCGTGGCGGCTACAAGGCGGCGAGAAACGGTGCCATTGCTTGCGCTGTCCTTCTTGCTGTCATTGAAGGTGTTGGTATTGGTTTTcagaagatgatggcgggTTCCACAAAGCTCGAA gccccacaaccaccaccttccaacGAAATGAACCTCGCATAG
- a CDS encoding hypothetical protein (EggNog:ENOG503PBWZ; COG:M), which translates to MTMEPTGKTVEVFGSAPLLDEGKGSMSQPGDNKPDYTTATTTYRKYIWKNAYKFIRFLIIFGFVGIILAIPVIVIGNKDIIKKEDALDDEQFFAQRSEKTVYYIFVWLLVTWVCFAITYIFASALPFIFRLVARYVNPAHMRYWRIIRTLRRPICIFVTICCSYIAYIITVWVDRLELAMIYDLPEGDVGWVDLIDDFLEQGTLWAGFYFVWKIVMLYITIHFHSRSDHTKIAHSKDMHNALMALYEASIYLYPVGTPEFTEEDMMISNATMAGHGEHRIRATRYLARLGVDSYGITSFFGNFLSSDPKSHWLRPSSSYATVERAIANPKSAAALARRIWMSMVSVGKTTLTAEDIAEVLGPFRKEEAERYFKVLDEAEIGDLRLEEMEWTVAEAGRIRQNIYKSMHNADHCINTFDWVMLAALAAIMVYFILIFWVPSLKSIQETVKFLGFGLTFAVGRTIHHFLAGCIFILFDHPYDIGDRVELWSGQQKQSVSLIVVRTSLLYTVFKRVDNWMELQAGNEWLQQCRIENVTRSGSNRQAVSFNIDVKTSFKDLQYLKSELEAFLKHPDNKRDYLPNLALAIVGLGEMNMLEMRCIVTHRSNWSNEPLRAARSMKFMCALVAITRQIPLGRPDQGTIGRDFNPAHYVMMTPEEAKMNVESVKQQAEADRWDFKSGGSSGDEPVIDLRGVSRDGDLSDDEIIRSAMEEAEKKRVETARKEAEELAARQALGKLPPLPRVGPPPRVTGGSPPPKTGMTSGFDPAGAQGSGGLRSVPHYRV; encoded by the exons ATGACAATGGAACCAACGGGAAAAACTGTCGAGGTCTTTGGGTCCGCCCCATTGCTGGACGAAGGGAAGGGTAGCATGTCCCAACCAGGAGACAACAAACCGGACTACACCACAGCCACGACCACATATCGAAAATACATTTGGAAGAATGCCTACAAGTTCATCcgcttcctcatcatcttcggcTTTGTCGGTATCATACTCGCCATCCCGGTGATTGTAATTGGCAACAAAGACATCATCAAAAAGGAAGATGCCCTCGACGACGAACAGTTCTTCGCGCAGAGGTCTGAAAAGACAGTCTACTACATCTTCGTGTGGCTGCTGGTCACTTGGGTCTGCTTCGCCATTACGTATATCTTTGCGAGTGCCTTGCCGTTCATCTTCAGGCTGGTGGCACGTTATGTGAACCCGGCACATATGCGCTATTGGCGCATCATCAGGACATTGCGACGCCCTATCTGCATCTTTGTCACCATCTGCTGCTCCTATATTGCGTACATTATT ACTGTCTGGGTAGATCgtcttgagcttgccatGATCTACGATCTTCCCGAAGGCGATGTCGGCTGGGTTGACCTAATCGACGACTTCCTCGAGCAGGGCACCCTCTGGGCTGGCTTCTACTTTGTCTGGAAGATCGTCATGCTCTACATCACCATCCACTTCCACAGCCGCTCGGACCACACCAAGATCGCCCACTCCAAGGATATGCACAACGCTCTCATGGCGCTCTACGAGGCCTCGATATACCTCTACCCCGTTGGCACCCCCGAGTTCACCGAGGAGGACATGATGATCAGCAACGCTACCATGGCTGGACACGGCGAGCATCGCATTCGAGCCACTCGTTATCTTGCCCGACTCGGTGTGGACTCGTATGGcatcacctccttcttcggcaACTTCCTCTCGAGCGACCCCAAGTCCCACTGGCTCCGTCCTTCCTCGAGCTACGCCACTGTCGAGCGCGCTATTGCGAACCCAAAGTCTGCTGCCGCCTTGGCACGTCGCATCTGGATGTCCATGGTTTCTGTGGGCAAGACGACCCTCACCGCCGAGGACATCGCCGAGGTTCTCGGCCCCTTCCGCAAGGAAGAAGCCGAAAGATACTTCAAGGTCCTCGACGAAGCCGAAATTGGCGACCTCAGACTGGAAGAAATGGAGTGGACCGTCGCCGAAGCCGGCCGCATCCGCCAAAACATCTACAAGAGCATGCACAACGCAGACCACTGCATCAACACCTTCGACTGGGTCAtgctcgccgccctcgccgccataATGGTCtacttcatcctcatcttctggGTCCCCTCCCTGAAATCAATCCAAGAAACCGTTAAAttcctcggcttcggcctCACCTTCGCCGTCGGCCGAACCATCCACCATTTCCTCGCAGGctgcatcttcatcctcttcgacCACCCCTACGACATAGGCGACAGAGTCGAGCTCTGGTCCGGCCAGCAAAAACAATCCGTCTCCTTGATCGTCGTTAGAACCTCACTCCTTTACACAGTCTTCAAACGCGTCGACAACTGGATGGAACTCCAAGCAGGCAACGAATGGCTCCAGCAGTGCCGCATCGAGAACGTCACCCGCTCCGGGTCGAACCGTCAAGCGGTAAGTTTCAATATTGACGTCAAGACCTCGTTCAAAGACCTCCAGTATCTCAAGTCGGAGCTTGAGGCTTTCCTCAAGCACCCAGACAATAAGAGAGActacctccccaacctcgccctcgcgattgttgggctgggggagatgaaCATGCTTGAGATGCGCTGCATCGTTACGCACAGGTCAAACTGGTCTAATGAACCGTTGCGCGCGGCGAGGAGTATGAAGTTCATGTGTGCTTTGGTCGCTATCACGAGGCAGATCCCGCTTGGTAGACCTGATCAGGGGACGATAGGGAGGGACTTTAACCCTGCTCACTATGTCATGATGACGCCTGAGGAGGCTAAGATGAATGTTGAGAGTGTCAAGCAACAGGCGGAGGCTGACCGGTGGGATTTCAAGAGTGGCGGTAGCAGTGGTGATGAGCCTGTTATTGATCTGAGAGGTGTGTCGAGAGATGGGGATCTGAGCGATGACGAGATAATCAGGAGTGCGATGGAGGaagcggagaagaagagggttgagacggcgaggaaggaagcTGAAGAGTTGGCTGCGAGGCAGGCGCTTGGGAAGCTGCCGCCTTTGCCGAGGGTTGGTCCTCCCCCGAGAGTGACGGGTGGAAGCCCGCCACCGAAAACTGGGATGACCTCTGGGTTTGATCCAGCAGGTGCTCAGGGTagtggggggttgagaagTGTGCCACATTATAGGGTCTAA
- a CDS encoding hypothetical protein (MEROPS:MER0017622; EggNog:ENOG503NYX7; COG:E), whose protein sequence is MEYKPIPPSPARFKPQIIIHGGAGNITPETLPPDRYSQYRESLLTIIGKTHHYMFTPESSTNTLPSSLSTATYAVALLEDNPLFNAGHGAVFTRDGYNELEASIMVSHPGSYPKRGVGVTGLRHIRNPILLAKAILQHGKDDLLGRHSQSPSANMLDVPNAQGHTLIHGPAAEQLAKQYNLAIVPQSYFYTQTRWDEHTRALERERQNPGKSLATYSKEEYLPQGTVGAVTLDEQGIITVATSTGGLTNKLTGRIGDTPSVGAGFWAEEWAEEGDPSGHAELRRRPGPVVVISDALKGLMADCLPSPFSYNPAFKTPKVVTTRAMAVSGTGNGDSFLRTAAARTVGAMARFGGVSSKEAVSKVAGPGGELEKSAGDRWGLTGEGAGGIIGIEIAEARDDNGMLLDARCGVLQDFNCGGMFRAWVDRRSHAHFRVWQPDGSTPAGYESEDVFGIDLRRAGKRSEPIAL, encoded by the coding sequence ATGGAATACAaacccatccctccctccccagcccgCTTCAAGCCCCAAATTATCATCCACGGCGGAGCCGGCAACATCACCCCCGAAACACTCCCACCAGACCGCTACAGTCAATATCGTGAATCACTCCTTACCATCATCGGCAAGACCCATCACTACATGTTCACTCCTgaatcctccaccaacaccctcccctcctccctttccacAGCAACCTACGCCGTCGCCCTACTAGAagacaaccccctcttcaacgCCGGCCACGGCGCCGTCTTTACCCGCGACGGCTACAACGAGCTCGAAGCCTCCATAATGGTCTCGCACCCAGGTTCCTACCCCAAACGTGGCGTAGGCGTCACCGGCCTCCGCCACATCCGCAATCCCATCCTCTTAGCAAAAGCAATCCTCCAACACGGAAAAGatgacctcctcggccgccatTCCCAATCACCCTCCGCAAACATGCTCGACGTCCCCAACGCCCAAGGCCACACCCTCATCCACggcccagcagcagaacaACTAGCAAAGCAATACAACCTCGCCATCGTCCCCCAATCCTACTTCTACACCCAAACCCGCTGGGACGAGCACACCCGCGCCCTGGAACGCGAAAGGCAAAACCCTGGAAAGAGCCTCGCCACCTACAGCAAAGAAGAATATCTCCCCCAAGGCACCGTCGGCGCCGTGACCCTAGACGAGCAAGGCATCATCACCGTCGCAACCAGCACAGGCGGCCTAACCAACAAGTTGACCGGTCGAATAGGCGACACCCCCTCCGTCGGGGCCGGATTCTGGGCAGAAGAATGGGCTGAAGAAGGGGACCCTTCTGGTCACGCAGAGTTAAGACGTCGGCCCGGTccagtggtggtgatatcTGATGCACTGAAAGGTCTCATGGCGGATTGCCTGCCTAGCCCGTTTAGCTACAATCCTGCGTTCAAGACCCCAAAGGTGGTGACTACGCGGGCGATGGCGGTTTCGGGGACCGGGAACGGGGATTCGTTTCTTCgcactgctgctgcgaggACCGTGGGGGCGATGGCTCGCTTCGGGGGTGTCTCGTCTAAGGAGGCGGTCTCGAAAGTGGCAGGACCAGGGGGAGAGCTGGAAAAGAGTGCAGGGGATCGGTGGGGTTTGACGGGTGAGGGCGCAGGGGGCATCATTGGTATCGAGATCGCGGAGGCTCGAGACGACAACGGGATGTTGCTCGATGCTCGTTGTGGCGTCCTTCAGGACTTTAACTGCGGTGGCATGTTTCGAGCATGGGTTGATAGGCGCAGCCACGCGCATTTCCGGGTGTGGCAGCCAGACGGATCGACGCCGGCTGGCTATGAGTCCGAGGATGTTTTCGGGATCGATCTAAGGAGAGCCGGCAAGAGGAGCGAACCTATAGCATTGTAG